In Xylanibacter ruminicola 23, a single genomic region encodes these proteins:
- the rpsA gene encoding 30S ribosomal protein S1 yields MSELTKNVKPLDDFNWDEFENGTVANVSKEELDKAYDETLNKVADHQVVEGTVISIDKKEVVVNIGYKSDGIIPASEFRYNPDLKIGDKVEVYVESAEDKKGQLILSHKKARLSQSWEKVNEALEADAIIQGYIKCRTKGGMIVDVFGIEAFLPGSQIDVHPIRDYDQFVGKTMEFKVVKINQEFRNVVVSHKALIEAELEAQKKEIIGKLEKGQILEGTVKNITSYGVFVDLGGVDGLIHITDLSWGRVDDPHKVVELDQKINVVILDFDDEKRRIALGLKQLTPHPWDALDADLKVGDHVKGKVVVIADYGAFVEIQPGVEGLIHVSEMSWSQHLRSAQEFLKVGDDVEAVILTLDRDERKMSLGIKQLREDPWEAIETKYPVGSKHTAKVRNFTNFGVFVELEEGVDGLIHISDLSWTKKVKHPSEFTQVGEQIEVVVLDIDKENRRLSLGHKQLEENPWDVFEGKYAVGSIHEGKISEMLEKGAVVALEENVEGFATPKHLVKEDGSQAQAGETLQFKVIEFNKDSKRIILSHSRTFEDPAREEKKAAAKKGGRKNDTPKIENIAASTTLGDIDALAELKAKMEKAEK; encoded by the coding sequence ATGTCAGAATTAACAAAGAACGTTAAGCCACTCGACGATTTTAATTGGGACGAGTTCGAGAATGGAACAGTTGCTAATGTTAGCAAGGAAGAGCTCGACAAGGCTTACGACGAAACCCTGAACAAGGTTGCCGACCATCAGGTAGTAGAGGGCACAGTAATCTCTATTGACAAGAAGGAAGTAGTTGTCAACATCGGCTACAAGAGCGACGGTATCATCCCCGCTTCTGAATTCCGCTACAACCCTGATCTGAAGATCGGCGACAAGGTAGAGGTTTACGTTGAGAGTGCAGAGGACAAGAAAGGTCAGCTGATCCTCTCTCACAAGAAGGCACGTCTGAGCCAGTCTTGGGAGAAGGTTAACGAGGCTCTCGAGGCAGACGCTATCATCCAGGGTTACATCAAGTGCCGCACTAAGGGCGGTATGATCGTTGACGTATTCGGTATCGAGGCCTTCCTCCCCGGATCACAGATTGACGTTCACCCAATACGCGACTACGACCAGTTCGTAGGCAAGACTATGGAGTTCAAGGTTGTTAAGATCAACCAGGAGTTCCGCAACGTAGTTGTATCTCACAAGGCTCTCATCGAGGCTGAGCTCGAGGCACAGAAGAAGGAGATTATCGGTAAGCTCGAAAAGGGTCAGATCCTCGAGGGTACCGTTAAGAACATCACTTCTTACGGTGTATTCGTTGACCTCGGTGGTGTTGACGGACTGATCCACATCACAGACCTTTCTTGGGGCCGCGTAGACGATCCTCACAAGGTTGTTGAGCTCGATCAGAAGATCAACGTTGTAATTCTCGACTTCGACGATGAGAAGCGTCGTATCGCTCTCGGTCTGAAGCAGCTCACTCCACATCCTTGGGATGCTCTGGATGCTGACCTCAAGGTGGGCGACCACGTTAAGGGTAAGGTAGTTGTTATTGCCGACTACGGTGCATTCGTTGAGATCCAGCCTGGTGTTGAGGGTCTGATCCACGTTTCAGAGATGTCATGGAGCCAGCACCTCCGTTCTGCTCAGGAGTTCCTGAAGGTTGGCGACGATGTAGAGGCTGTAATCCTGACTCTGGACCGCGACGAGCGCAAGATGTCTCTGGGTATCAAGCAGCTCCGCGAGGATCCATGGGAGGCTATCGAGACTAAGTATCCTGTAGGCAGCAAGCACACCGCTAAGGTTCGCAACTTCACCAACTTCGGTGTATTTGTTGAGCTCGAGGAGGGTGTTGATGGTCTGATTCACATCAGCGACCTGAGCTGGACTAAGAAGGTTAAGCATCCTTCAGAGTTCACACAGGTAGGTGAGCAGATTGAGGTTGTAGTTCTGGATATCGATAAGGAGAACCGTCGTCTTTCTCTCGGTCACAAGCAGCTCGAGGAGAATCCTTGGGATGTATTCGAGGGTAAGTACGCTGTAGGTTCAATCCACGAGGGTAAGATCAGCGAGATGCTCGAGAAGGGCGCCGTTGTAGCTCTCGAGGAGAACGTAGAGGGCTTTGCTACTCCTAAGCACCTCGTTAAGGAGGATGGTTCACAGGCTCAGGCTGGTGAGACTCTCCAGTTCAAGGTTATCGAGTTCAACAAGGACTCTAAGCGCATCATCCTGTCACACAGCCGCACATTCGAGGATCCCGCTCGCGAGGAGAAGAAGGCAGCTGCTAAGAAGGGCGGCCGCAAGAACGATACTCCAAAGATCGAGAATATCGCCGCTAGCACAACTCTCGGTGATATCGACGCTCTGGCTGAGTTGAAGGCTAAGATGGAGAAGGCTGAGAAGTAA
- the htpG gene encoding molecular chaperone HtpG, which translates to MQKGNIGVTTENIFPVIKKFLYSDHEIFLREMVSNAVDATQKLKTLAAQGEYKQELGDLTVRVNLDTDKGTITISDHGIGMTEEEIDKYINQIAFSGVTDFLEKYKDNANNIIGHFGLGFYSSFMVAKKVEIITKSWKEGSKAVKWSCDGSPAYEIDDAEREQHGSDIILYVDDDCKEFLDKFKLEGLLNKYCKFMAVPVAFGKKTEWKDGKQVDTDEDNIINSVEPLWTKTPSTLKDEDYKSFYRTLYPMSDEPLFWIHLNVDYPFNLTGILYFPKIKNNIELQKNKIQLYCNQVFVTDQVEGIVPEFLTLLHGVIDSPDIPLNVSRSYLQSDREVKKISTYITKKVADRLKAIFGENRKEYEEKWDDLKLFINYGILSEDGFYDRAKEFALFKDTEGKYFTFDEYKTLIEANQKDKDDQLVYLYATDKEEQYSYIKGAQDKGYSVLLLDGQLDVPTIQTLEQKFEKSRFTRVDSDIIDRLIVKSDAPKNNLSEDQSDNLSAVFRTQLPKIEHTEFMVQVDALGAEARPVVITQNEYMRRMKEMSRFQPGMSFYGQMPDSFNLVLNSDHPLVKKVLDESSAATEEALKPIVAELKGQEARLAAIRAQQDKKKYDELTQEDKDQKAEAEKAVQEQKDKKQAVIAEYAKGNSVVHQLIDLALLQNGMLKGEALDAFLKRSVDLIK; encoded by the coding sequence ATGCAAAAAGGTAACATCGGGGTTACAACCGAGAACATTTTCCCCGTCATCAAAAAGTTTCTCTATTCTGATCACGAGATATTCCTCCGCGAAATGGTGTCGAACGCCGTTGACGCTACACAGAAGTTGAAGACACTGGCTGCTCAGGGCGAATACAAGCAGGAGCTTGGCGACCTGACCGTACGCGTAAACCTGGATACCGACAAGGGTACCATCACCATCAGCGACCACGGTATCGGCATGACCGAGGAGGAGATTGACAAGTATATCAACCAGATTGCTTTCTCGGGCGTTACCGACTTCCTTGAGAAGTATAAGGATAATGCCAACAATATCATCGGTCACTTCGGACTTGGTTTCTACTCAAGCTTCATGGTAGCCAAGAAGGTTGAGATTATTACCAAGAGCTGGAAGGAAGGCTCGAAGGCTGTTAAGTGGAGCTGCGACGGAAGTCCTGCCTACGAGATTGACGATGCTGAGCGCGAGCAGCACGGATCGGACATCATCCTGTACGTAGATGATGACTGCAAGGAGTTCCTCGATAAGTTCAAGCTCGAGGGATTGCTCAACAAGTACTGCAAGTTCATGGCTGTACCCGTGGCCTTTGGTAAGAAGACCGAATGGAAAGACGGCAAGCAGGTTGATACCGACGAGGACAACATCATCAATAGCGTAGAGCCCCTGTGGACCAAGACTCCAAGCACCTTGAAGGACGAGGACTACAAGAGCTTCTATCGCACACTCTACCCCATGAGCGACGAGCCTCTGTTCTGGATTCACCTGAACGTAGACTACCCATTCAATCTCACAGGTATCCTCTACTTCCCAAAAATCAAGAACAACATCGAGCTGCAGAAGAACAAGATTCAGTTGTACTGCAACCAGGTATTCGTGACCGACCAGGTAGAGGGTATCGTACCAGAGTTCCTCACCCTGCTTCATGGTGTGATCGACTCACCAGACATTCCTCTGAACGTATCACGTTCGTACCTGCAGAGCGACCGCGAGGTTAAGAAGATCTCTACCTATATCACTAAGAAGGTAGCCGACCGCTTGAAGGCCATCTTTGGCGAGAACCGCAAGGAGTACGAGGAGAAGTGGGACGACCTGAAGCTGTTTATCAACTACGGTATCCTGAGCGAGGACGGTTTCTACGATCGCGCCAAGGAGTTTGCACTCTTCAAGGATACTGAGGGTAAGTACTTTACCTTCGACGAGTACAAGACTCTGATTGAGGCCAACCAGAAGGATAAGGACGACCAGTTGGTATATCTGTACGCTACCGACAAGGAGGAGCAGTACAGCTACATCAAGGGTGCCCAGGATAAGGGTTACAGCGTGCTGCTGCTTGACGGACAGCTCGACGTACCAACCATCCAGACTCTGGAGCAGAAGTTTGAGAAGAGTCGCTTCACACGTGTAGACAGCGATATCATCGACCGACTGATTGTAAAGAGCGATGCACCTAAGAACAACCTGAGCGAGGATCAAAGTGACAATTTGTCAGCCGTATTCCGCACTCAGCTGCCAAAGATTGAGCATACAGAGTTTATGGTTCAGGTAGATGCCCTTGGTGCCGAGGCCCGTCCTGTAGTTATTACTCAGAACGAGTACATGCGCCGTATGAAGGAGATGAGCCGATTCCAGCCAGGTATGAGCTTCTATGGTCAGATGCCCGACTCGTTCAACCTTGTTCTGAACTCAGACCATCCTCTGGTAAAGAAGGTGCTTGATGAGAGCAGCGCAGCTACCGAGGAGGCCCTGAAGCCAATCGTAGCCGAACTGAAGGGTCAGGAAGCCCGTTTGGCTGCTATCCGTGCCCAGCAGGACAAGAAGAAGTACGACGAGCTTACACAGGAGGATAAGGACCAGAAGGCCGAGGCTGAGAAAGCCGTACAGGAGCAGAAGGACAAGAAGCAGGCTGTAATTGCCGAATATGCCAAGGGAAACTCGGTTGTTCATCAGCTGATTGACCTGGCTCTGCTGCAGAACGGTATGCTTAAAGGCGAAGCCCTGGATGCATTCCTGAAGCGCTCAGTTGATTTGATTAAATAA
- a CDS encoding ATP-binding protein, with amino-acid sequence MIKVRRSLSRELSLGIMLLAIPIFVVALGILFLQSRYLIHHEAMESSQSLLNTTLQRVQNYMQTIETAADANVWMLEENFEPQAIQTVSNRIVRLNGNVMSCSVYALPNMFPQYGEKFSVYTKRTGDTLATYCEPEYDYLEKLSYTKPVETGKSCWVDPFIEHTESTIDYRQAIATYCKPLRQNNGRMIGVVTVDFSFSRLAKLINEDENTYDHSYYVLIGSDGRYLIHPDTTRLFRKTLYTDVDPNANQDLISLSYEMTAGKRGSMHVHIGNQLYHVCYEPVEGTNWSLALVCPDNQLMRSYHRLGYVIIALIVIGLLAIMWLSNRIVKQTVSPLNDLLDMTKDISEGRYDEQIPVNLGKGVIARLQNSFAQMQMALNDKMGHLRQRVDEARQRNEALEQDVLQAEENVKKKNQFMQQVAQHMRSPLNVITGFASMLRESSNNKDMIGEEELANISSMMKSNAINLNSMVLMLFDASESDANEALKCKKQDEESVNALAHECILYTHAHFPDANIELSSTVSDTLCIVTNHIYLMRTLRELLYNAAKYSDGQHIKLSITDTDNTVSYTVEDVGPGLPDDKKELLFEPFTREGDLSEGLGLGLPLAKRHAKSLGGNLVFDADYHQGCRVTLELPK; translated from the coding sequence ATGATTAAGGTACGTCGTAGTTTGTCGAGAGAGCTTAGCTTGGGTATCATGCTGCTGGCTATCCCAATCTTTGTGGTGGCGTTAGGCATCCTTTTCCTGCAGTCGCGTTATCTCATACATCATGAGGCTATGGAGAGTTCGCAGAGTTTACTGAACACCACCTTGCAGCGCGTTCAGAACTATATGCAAACCATTGAAACGGCAGCTGATGCTAATGTATGGATGCTCGAGGAAAACTTTGAGCCTCAAGCTATTCAGACTGTGTCTAACCGTATTGTGCGCCTGAATGGCAATGTGATGAGTTGTTCCGTATATGCTTTGCCGAACATGTTTCCGCAGTATGGCGAGAAATTCTCGGTTTACACCAAAAGAACGGGTGACACTTTGGCTACTTACTGCGAACCGGAATACGACTATCTGGAAAAACTTAGCTATACCAAACCGGTAGAAACAGGTAAATCATGCTGGGTTGATCCGTTTATTGAACATACCGAAAGTACGATCGACTATCGCCAGGCAATCGCTACCTATTGCAAACCCCTGCGCCAGAATAATGGTCGTATGATAGGTGTTGTTACCGTCGACTTCTCATTCAGCAGATTGGCTAAGCTCATTAACGAAGATGAGAATACTTACGATCATTCGTATTATGTGCTGATAGGTAGTGACGGACGGTATCTGATTCATCCCGACACCACTCGTTTGTTCCGTAAAACGCTTTATACGGATGTCGACCCCAATGCGAATCAGGATTTGATATCATTAAGTTATGAGATGACGGCTGGAAAGCGCGGCTCTATGCATGTGCATATAGGTAACCAGCTCTATCATGTGTGTTACGAGCCTGTCGAAGGTACCAACTGGAGTCTGGCTTTGGTTTGTCCCGATAACCAGCTGATGCGTAGTTATCACAGGTTGGGATACGTTATCATAGCCTTGATTGTGATAGGATTGCTGGCCATTATGTGGTTAAGTAATCGTATCGTAAAACAAACCGTCAGTCCATTGAACGATTTGCTTGATATGACGAAGGATATCTCTGAAGGGCGATATGACGAGCAGATTCCTGTCAACTTGGGTAAAGGTGTGATAGCGCGACTACAGAATAGTTTTGCACAGATGCAGATGGCTTTGAACGACAAGATGGGACATTTGCGTCAGCGTGTCGACGAGGCCCGCCAGCGTAACGAAGCCTTAGAGCAGGATGTGCTGCAGGCCGAGGAGAACGTGAAGAAAAAGAATCAGTTCATGCAGCAGGTGGCCCAACACATGCGTTCGCCATTAAATGTGATTACTGGTTTTGCCAGCATGCTACGCGAGAGCAGCAACAATAAGGATATGATAGGCGAGGAGGAACTGGCTAATATCTCAAGTATGATGAAGAGCAACGCCATCAATCTTAACAGTATGGTGCTGATGCTGTTCGATGCTTCGGAGAGCGATGCCAACGAGGCCTTGAAGTGTAAGAAACAGGACGAGGAGTCGGTTAATGCGTTGGCCCACGAGTGTATCCTTTATACGCACGCCCACTTCCCCGATGCCAATATCGAGCTCTCTTCAACCGTATCCGATACGCTTTGCATCGTTACTAATCATATTTACCTGATGCGTACGCTGCGTGAGTTGCTTTATAATGCTGCGAAATATTCAGATGGTCAGCATATCAAGCTGAGTATTACCGATACCGATAATACCGTTAGCTATACGGTAGAGGATGTAGGTCCGGGATTGCCCGACGACAAGAAAGAGCTTCTGTTCGAGCCATTTACCCGCGAAGGCGATTTGTCCGAAGGTCTCGGCTTAGGTCTTCCATTGGCCAAACGCCATGCTAAGAGCTTGGGTGGAAATCTGGTTTTCGATGCCGATTATCATCAAGGTTGTCGTGTAACGCTCGAATTACCTAAATAA
- a CDS encoding cache domain-containing protein has protein sequence MQKKYKLNILIAGQTFLLLAISLGILFYFSHKALKNEAMRDAELTLEGTAQTIDNILLSVEQSTGNMYCDLMEHLDEPDRMYVYCREFVESNPNIVGCAIAFKPGYFPGKDLFMAYVHRRAFTTDIKSDLVTTDTFTDRPYTEQAWYKDPMNKGWMGWTDPLKGEDTENEPLVNFCLPFSDKSGQRVGVIAVDVSISQLSKIVLAAKPSERGYCVLMAKNGSFIVHPDKEKLQSKTVFTQMNEGADHSVLEAAEAMLSGQSGMKRFCMNDESWSVFFKPFKRVEWEGRSDWQLDWSVGVVYPDADIHSVHNKLLYLVVAITIVGLLLFFLLCGWLVRHELKPLSLLTQLTQRIAAGNYDESVPATNREDEVGHLQNRLRKMQDRLKEQTADLENETMQLHEHSDELRAAYGRIEENDRMKTSFLHYITNQMAVPAESIDRSVTTLCNNYHDISKDEIDKQVDNIERKSDMLVELLNHMAHFTDAETGKEANHD, from the coding sequence ATGCAGAAAAAGTATAAGCTTAATATACTGATAGCAGGCCAAACGTTTTTGTTGTTGGCCATATCGTTGGGTATTTTGTTCTACTTCTCCCATAAGGCGTTGAAGAACGAGGCTATGCGCGATGCTGAACTAACGCTTGAGGGTACTGCGCAAACAATCGACAATATCCTGTTGAGCGTAGAGCAGAGTACAGGTAATATGTATTGCGATCTGATGGAGCATCTTGATGAGCCCGACCGCATGTATGTGTATTGCCGGGAGTTTGTTGAAAGCAATCCAAATATTGTGGGTTGTGCCATCGCCTTTAAGCCTGGCTATTTCCCGGGTAAGGATCTGTTTATGGCCTATGTGCATCGCCGTGCCTTTACTACCGATATCAAGAGCGATTTGGTTACTACCGATACTTTTACCGATCGTCCTTATACCGAGCAGGCTTGGTATAAAGATCCTATGAACAAAGGATGGATGGGCTGGACCGACCCATTGAAAGGTGAGGATACCGAGAATGAGCCGCTGGTTAATTTCTGTCTGCCATTCAGCGATAAGAGTGGCCAGCGTGTGGGTGTGATTGCTGTCGATGTTTCTATCAGTCAGCTGTCGAAGATTGTATTGGCAGCAAAACCCTCAGAGCGAGGCTACTGTGTGCTGATGGCTAAGAACGGCTCGTTCATTGTGCATCCCGACAAAGAAAAGTTGCAGAGTAAGACGGTATTCACACAGATGAATGAGGGTGCCGACCATTCCGTACTCGAGGCTGCCGAGGCGATGCTTTCGGGACAGAGCGGTATGAAGCGTTTCTGTATGAACGACGAATCGTGGAGTGTGTTCTTCAAGCCCTTTAAGCGTGTAGAGTGGGAGGGGCGCTCTGATTGGCAGTTAGACTGGAGTGTAGGTGTGGTTTATCCTGATGCCGATATACATAGTGTGCACAACAAACTGCTTTATCTGGTGGTTGCTATCACCATTGTAGGCTTGTTGTTATTCTTCCTGCTTTGTGGCTGGCTTGTTCGTCACGAACTCAAGCCTCTCAGTCTGCTTACTCAATTAACCCAGCGTATAGCCGCTGGAAACTACGATGAATCGGTACCTGCCACCAATCGCGAAGATGAGGTAGGACATTTGCAGAACCGTTTACGTAAGATGCAGGACAGATTGAAGGAGCAGACAGCTGATTTGGAGAACGAAACGATGCAGTTGCATGAACATAGCGATGAGTTACGTGCTGCTTATGGTAGGATAGAAGAGAACGATAGGATGAAAACTTCGTTCCTGCACTATATCACAAACCAGATGGCTGTACCAGCCGAGAGTATCGACCGTAGCGTCACAACGTTGTGTAACAACTATCATGATATTAGTAAAGACGAAATAGATAAGCAGGTAGATAATATCGAGCGTAAAAGCGATATGCTGGTCGAACTGTTGAATCATATGGCTCATTTTACTGATGCCGAAACAGGAAAGGAGGCCAACCATGATTAA
- a CDS encoding RNA polymerase sigma factor RpoD/SigA, with translation MEDSALNRYLDEIGREQLLTNEEERELAERIAKGDERALSKLIEANLKFVVSVARQYKGKGVDMEDLVSEGNLGLMKAAAKFDASKGVRFVNFAFVYIRQSIEKAIDQQGGLYQVPKDVKQEVARQQAQAVSVDAPLGHRTNMSLLSVLVNKDAPLADERVHSEAIEDAIEFALGTLDARERRVINAFYGINQEHETMAEIAEDMDVKRERVRQIREKAVRKLRKAYRNKLKSL, from the coding sequence ATGGAAGATTCAGCATTAAACAGATATTTGGATGAGATTGGACGTGAGCAGTTGCTAACCAATGAAGAGGAGCGCGAGTTGGCCGAACGTATTGCAAAAGGCGACGAACGTGCGCTGTCGAAGTTGATCGAGGCTAATCTTAAGTTTGTGGTATCTGTTGCTCGCCAGTACAAAGGTAAAGGTGTAGATATGGAAGACCTGGTGAGCGAGGGCAATCTCGGATTGATGAAAGCTGCTGCCAAGTTTGATGCTAGCAAAGGTGTGCGTTTTGTTAACTTTGCTTTTGTTTACATCCGTCAGTCTATCGAGAAGGCTATCGACCAGCAGGGTGGACTTTATCAGGTGCCAAAGGACGTAAAGCAAGAGGTGGCTCGCCAGCAGGCACAAGCCGTATCTGTTGATGCACCTCTGGGGCATCGTACCAACATGAGTCTGCTGTCGGTATTGGTTAACAAGGATGCGCCCTTGGCTGATGAGCGAGTACACTCTGAAGCTATCGAGGATGCCATAGAATTTGCTTTAGGCACACTTGATGCGCGCGAACGCCGTGTGATAAATGCTTTCTACGGAATTAATCAGGAGCACGAAACGATGGCCGAGATAGCCGAGGATATGGATGTCAAGCGCGAGCGTGTACGCCAGATACGCGAAAAAGCTGTTCGTAAACTGCGTAAGGCCTATCGCAACAAGCTTAAATCGCTATAG
- a CDS encoding AraC family transcriptional regulator, with product MVESKVIHEITQLTGKDVLYIAERHKKEFTYPIHNHKVFELNFVEHAPGVRRIVGDSSEVIGDYDLVLITSPDLEHVWEQGDCTSDDIHEVTIHFEFDFSDNSIFSRNPFISIQQMMQEARKGLSFPMDAIMRVYQQLNTLCSVKDGFYAFQQFLTILYELSKCDGAHTLASSSFAKIEVTSDSRRVTKVKNYIEQNYTKEIRLTTLADLAGMSPSAFSRFFKLHTGRNLSEYIIDQRLGYASRMLVDSTNSVSEISYACGFNNLSNFNRIFKKRKGCSPSEFRENYHKTRIIV from the coding sequence ATGGTAGAAAGCAAGGTTATCCATGAGATTACCCAGTTGACGGGAAAGGATGTACTCTATATTGCCGAACGACATAAAAAAGAGTTCACCTATCCCATTCATAACCATAAGGTATTCGAACTTAACTTCGTAGAGCATGCCCCAGGCGTTCGTCGCATTGTGGGCGACTCTAGCGAGGTGATTGGCGATTACGACTTGGTGCTGATAACTAGTCCTGATCTGGAGCATGTATGGGAGCAAGGCGATTGCACCAGCGACGATATCCACGAGGTAACTATACATTTTGAGTTCGATTTTTCCGATAATAGTATCTTTTCGCGAAATCCCTTCATCTCTATCCAGCAGATGATGCAGGAGGCACGCAAGGGACTTAGTTTCCCGATGGACGCTATCATGCGTGTGTATCAGCAACTCAATACGCTTTGTAGCGTAAAGGATGGTTTTTATGCTTTCCAGCAGTTCCTTACCATCCTGTACGAGCTGTCGAAGTGTGATGGTGCTCATACGTTGGCTTCAAGTAGCTTTGCTAAGATCGAGGTAACAAGCGATAGCCGACGCGTTACGAAGGTAAAGAACTATATCGAGCAGAACTACACCAAGGAAATCCGATTGACTACACTTGCCGACCTGGCAGGTATGAGTCCTTCGGCTTTCAGTCGTTTCTTCAAGTTGCATACCGGTCGTAATCTAAGTGAGTATATTATCGACCAGCGATTGGGTTATGCCAGCCGTATGTTGGTGGATAGTACCAATTCGGTATCCGAAATCAGCTATGCTTGTGGGTTCAATAACCTGAGCAACTTTAATCGTATTTTCAAGAAACGTAAGGGTTGTAGCCCCTCTGAGTTCCGCGAAAACTACCATAAAACGCGAATTATCGTGTAA
- the dapA gene encoding 4-hydroxy-tetrahydrodipicolinate synthase yields MVHNIFKGLGIALITPFKEDGSVDYDALIRLVDYQLNNGADFFCILATTGETPTLTREEKQKIKDLVVDYVQARVPILIGCGGNNTAAVVEELQTADFKGIDGILSVCPYYNKPSQEGLYQHFKAIAAATQLPVVLYNVPGRTGVNLQAATTVRLARDCQNIVAIKEASGNLEQVDEIIKNKPADFDVISGDDSLTFPMVSCGAVGVISVIGNALPKEFSRMIRLQMRGEYDPARTIHHRFTDLFSLLFVDGNPAGVKAMLSEMGFIQNVLRLPLVPMRINNMQRMSEILKELKI; encoded by the coding sequence ATGGTACATAACATTTTTAAAGGTCTGGGCATTGCGCTCATTACCCCATTCAAGGAAGACGGTTCGGTTGACTATGATGCGCTGATACGTCTGGTTGACTATCAGCTTAACAACGGTGCTGACTTCTTTTGTATCCTCGCTACAACAGGTGAGACACCTACATTGACACGTGAGGAGAAACAGAAGATTAAGGATTTAGTAGTAGACTACGTGCAGGCGCGCGTACCTATATTAATAGGATGTGGCGGCAACAACACCGCTGCTGTCGTAGAAGAGTTACAAACAGCCGACTTCAAGGGCATCGACGGCATACTTAGCGTTTGTCCTTATTACAACAAGCCTTCGCAGGAGGGCTTGTACCAGCACTTTAAAGCCATTGCTGCAGCTACACAACTGCCTGTTGTGCTTTATAATGTGCCTGGTCGTACAGGCGTAAACCTTCAGGCTGCAACTACTGTTCGCCTGGCTCGCGACTGTCAGAATATCGTAGCTATCAAGGAGGCCAGTGGTAATCTGGAGCAGGTTGATGAGATTATCAAGAACAAACCTGCCGATTTCGACGTGATCTCTGGCGACGATTCGCTTACATTCCCTATGGTTAGCTGTGGCGCCGTAGGTGTCATCTCTGTTATTGGTAATGCGTTGCCAAAGGAGTTCTCGCGTATGATCCGTTTGCAGATGCGCGGCGAGTACGATCCTGCACGCACTATCCATCATCGTTTTACCGATCTCTTCTCTCTGCTGTTTGTTGATGGCAACCCTGCAGGTGTGAAGGCCATGCTTTCGGAGATGGGCTTTATCCAGAATGTGCTCCGTTTGCCATTGGTGCCCATGCGAATCAATAACATGCAGCGTATGTCTGAGATTCTCAAAGAACTGAAAATTTAA
- a CDS encoding SPFH domain-containing protein yields the protein MDIMSYILIAIVVCVVIFAKMALVIIPQSETKIIERLGRYYATLQPGINIIIPFIDRAKSIVVLHHGRYMYSTTIDLREQVYDFPKQNVITKDNVQTEINALLYFQIVDPFKATYEINNLPNAIEKLTQTTLRNIIGELELDETLTSRDTINKKLSAVLDDATDKWGVKVNRVELQDITPPDSVLTAMEKQMQAERNKRAQILTSEGQKAAEILASEGEKTAIVNKAEAAKQQAILQAEGEAQARIRKAEAEAKAIELITQAVGKSTNPANYLLAQKYIQMMQELAEGDKTKTVYLPYEATNLLGSIGGIKDLFKAE from the coding sequence ATGGATATAATGTCTTACATCTTGATAGCCATTGTGGTATGCGTGGTTATCTTTGCCAAAATGGCACTTGTGATTATTCCTCAGTCAGAAACCAAGATCATCGAACGTCTGGGTCGTTACTATGCTACGCTCCAGCCAGGTATCAACATCATCATTCCGTTCATCGATCGTGCCAAGTCGATAGTTGTTCTGCATCACGGACGCTATATGTACTCTACCACCATCGATCTGCGTGAACAGGTGTACGATTTCCCAAAGCAGAATGTGATTACAAAAGATAACGTACAGACTGAGATTAATGCGCTGCTGTATTTCCAGATTGTTGATCCGTTTAAGGCTACTTACGAGATTAACAACCTGCCCAATGCTATCGAGAAGCTTACTCAGACTACGCTTCGTAACATCATCGGTGAACTGGAGCTCGACGAGACGCTGACATCTCGCGACACCATCAATAAAAAGCTCTCTGCCGTACTTGATGATGCTACCGATAAGTGGGGCGTTAAGGTTAACCGCGTAGAGCTGCAGGATATCACACCTCCAGATTCTGTACTTACTGCGATGGAGAAGCAGATGCAGGCTGAGCGTAATAAGCGTGCGCAGATTCTGACATCGGAGGGACAGAAGGCTGCTGAGATTCTGGCTTCTGAAGGTGAGAAGACTGCTATCGTTAATAAGGCCGAAGCTGCTAAGCAGCAGGCTATCTTGCAGGCCGAGGGTGAGGCACAGGCTCGTATCCGTAAAGCCGAGGCCGAAGCAAAGGCTATCGAACTGATTACTCAGGCTGTAGGTAAGAGCACCAATCCTGCCAACTACCTGCTGGCTCAGAAGTATATTCAGATGATGCAGGAACTTGCAGAGGGCGACAAGACAAAGACCGTCTACCTGCCGTATGAGGCCACTAACCTCCTCGGTTCAATCGGCGGTATCAAGGATTTATTTAAAGCAGAATAA